Proteins from one Salaquimonas pukyongi genomic window:
- a CDS encoding ATP-binding protein has protein sequence MTAEPQSLYRKIVENVRDPIFILDAQRQILFANHAAGLQFGAGLEGQSFVRIIRNPACLEAIDEVLFGAESRSLQISVESQYRIVYDVTIVRLDEDKDGGKQVMVGLSDISHIFEAEQMRSDFVANVSHELRSPLTSLNGFIETLQGPAKGDMEATERFLALMAGEAQRMVRLISDLLSLSKVEANQRVRPEGVVNVTLVLQRLLKTLAGLAEKERKTVELEVSDQTARVLGSEDELTQVFQNLIENAIKYGRPDSTIRVKVGWSDNESGIRGKAVTVTVIDQGEGIAREHIPRLTERFYRVDTHRSRDKGGTGLGLAIVKHIVGRHRGRLRIDSDPGIGSQFRVVLPAAGKSEGEAAQL, from the coding sequence GTGACAGCAGAACCGCAAAGCCTTTACCGAAAGATTGTCGAAAACGTCCGTGACCCGATTTTCATTCTGGACGCGCAGCGTCAGATTCTGTTTGCCAACCATGCAGCCGGATTGCAATTTGGTGCAGGGCTTGAAGGTCAGAGCTTCGTGCGTATCATTCGCAATCCGGCCTGCCTGGAAGCGATTGACGAGGTTCTTTTCGGTGCCGAATCAAGATCGCTGCAGATTTCCGTCGAGAGCCAGTACCGCATCGTCTATGATGTCACCATTGTTCGCCTTGATGAAGACAAGGACGGCGGCAAACAGGTCATGGTTGGCTTGTCCGACATCTCCCACATTTTTGAAGCGGAGCAAATGCGCAGCGATTTCGTGGCAAATGTCAGTCATGAACTACGCTCGCCGCTGACCTCGCTGAACGGCTTCATCGAAACCCTTCAGGGGCCGGCAAAAGGTGACATGGAAGCAACCGAGCGCTTCCTGGCGCTTATGGCTGGTGAAGCCCAACGCATGGTGCGGCTGATTTCCGATCTTCTTTCACTCTCCAAGGTGGAAGCCAATCAACGCGTCCGCCCTGAAGGTGTTGTCAATGTAACCCTGGTGTTGCAGCGCCTGCTGAAAACGCTTGCCGGTCTTGCCGAGAAGGAACGCAAAACGGTTGAACTGGAGGTATCCGACCAGACGGCGCGAGTGCTTGGCAGTGAAGACGAACTTACCCAGGTTTTCCAGAACCTGATTGAAAATGCGATCAAATATGGCCGCCCGGATTCCACCATCAGGGTCAAGGTCGGATGGTCGGACAACGAATCGGGCATTCGCGGCAAGGCAGTCACCGTCACGGTGATCGATCAGGGCGAGGGGATTGCCCGCGAACACATTCCCCGGCTGACCGAACGCTTCTACCGGGTCGATACCCATCGTTCCCGCGACAAGGGAGGAACCGGCCTGGGACTTGCCATCGTCAAGCACATTGTCGGACGCCATCGCGGACGCCTTCGCATCGACAGTGACCCGGGGATCGGCAGCCAGTTCCGGGTTGTCCTGCCGGCGGCCGGAAAATCCGAAGGCGAAGCAGCGCAACTTTGA
- a CDS encoding substrate-binding domain-containing protein — protein MLPTKTTAALFAGAFALSAGVAEARDQIQIAGSSTVLPYASIVAEAFGENFDFPTPVVESGGSGAGRKKLCEGVGENTIDIANSSSRIKQSDIDLCASNGVTEIQEVRIGYDGIVFASSISGPNYAFTPADWHNALAAKIVKDGELVDNPYKMWNEIRSDLPAQEILAFIPGTKHGTREVFDEKVLEAGCEETGAFDLHKAANGDDKKAAEKACIALRTDGVSIDIDGDYTETLARVDANKNGIGVFGLSFYQNNTDKLQVATMNGVQPSVETIASGRYPVSRPLFFYVKNAHLGVIPGMQEYVEFFVSDEMAGPDGPLAAYGLVSDPELAKTQEMVKNRTPMGPMN, from the coding sequence ATGTTGCCAACCAAGACCACTGCGGCATTGTTTGCCGGCGCTTTTGCCCTTTCGGCTGGCGTTGCCGAAGCCCGCGACCAAATTCAGATTGCCGGCTCTTCGACCGTTCTGCCTTATGCTTCGATCGTTGCAGAAGCCTTCGGCGAAAACTTTGATTTTCCTACGCCAGTTGTTGAGTCCGGTGGCTCAGGCGCAGGCCGCAAGAAGCTCTGCGAGGGGGTTGGCGAAAACACCATCGATATCGCCAACTCATCCTCACGCATCAAACAGTCGGACATCGACCTTTGTGCATCCAACGGTGTGACCGAAATCCAGGAAGTTCGTATCGGCTATGACGGCATCGTCTTTGCTTCCAGCATCAGCGGACCGAACTATGCGTTTACGCCGGCTGACTGGCACAACGCCCTTGCTGCCAAGATCGTCAAGGACGGCGAACTCGTCGACAACCCGTACAAGATGTGGAACGAGATTCGCTCGGACCTGCCGGCTCAGGAAATCCTGGCCTTCATTCCCGGCACCAAGCACGGTACCCGTGAAGTATTCGATGAGAAAGTTCTTGAGGCAGGCTGCGAAGAAACCGGTGCGTTTGACCTTCACAAGGCTGCCAATGGCGACGACAAGAAAGCTGCCGAAAAAGCCTGTATCGCACTGCGTACCGACGGCGTATCGATCGACATCGATGGCGACTATACCGAAACGCTGGCGCGTGTTGACGCCAACAAGAACGGCATCGGCGTGTTCGGCCTTTCCTTCTATCAGAACAACACCGACAAGCTGCAGGTGGCAACAATGAATGGCGTTCAGCCGTCCGTTGAAACCATCGCCTCCGGCAGATACCCGGTTTCGCGGCCGCTGTTCTTCTACGTGAAGAACGCCCACCTCGGCGTGATCCCTGGCATGCAGGAATATGTTGAGTTTTTCGTTTCTGATGAAATGGCCGGTCCGGACGGCCCGCTGGCTGCCTATGGTCTTGTTTCCGATCCTGAACTCGCCAAGACCCAGGAAATGGTCAAGAATCGCACCCCCATGGGCCCGATGAACTAA